A genomic stretch from Tenrec ecaudatus isolate mTenEca1 chromosome X, mTenEca1.hap1, whole genome shotgun sequence includes:
- the FOXP3 gene encoding forkhead box protein P3 isoform X2 → MPNPRPAKPSGPSLALSPSLGLSPSWRAAPKASDLLGTGPGETFQGRDFRGAAHASSSSLNPVPPSQLQLSAVDTHARTPVLQVHPLESPATISLPPPSAATGIFSFKTRPGLPPGISVASLEWLSREPALLCTFPGPGAPRKDSTRLATPQGSYPLLANGICKWPGCEKVFEEPEDFLKHCQADHLLDEKGKAQCLLQREVVQSLEQQLVLEKEKLGAMQAHLAGKMSLTKAPSAASFDIVPVAGAPGSALPTWPGPGQAPNGLFAVRRHLWGSHGSSAFPEFFHNMDYFKFHNMRPPFTYATLIRWAILEAPEKQRSLNEIYHWFTRMFAFFRNHPATWKNAIRHNLSLHKCFVRVESEKGAVWTVDEFEFRKKRSQRPSRCSNPTPGP, encoded by the exons ATGCCCAATCCCAGGCcagccaagccctcaggcccttCCTTGGCCCTCAGCCCATCCCTGGGACTGTCACCTAGCTGGAGGGCTGCACCCAAGGCCTCAGACTTGCTGGGGACGGGACCGGGAGAGACCTTCCAAGGACGGGACTTCAGAGGTGCAGCCCATGCCTCCTCTTCATCCTTGAACCCCGTGCCACCTTCGCAGCTGCAG CTCTCAGCGGTGGATACCCACGCCCGGACCCCTGTGCTGCAGGTGCACCCACTGGAAAGTCCAGCCACGATCAGTCTCCCGCCACCCTCTGCTGCCACTGGCATCTTTTCCTTCAAGACCCGACCTGGCCTGCCACCTG GAATCAGCGTGGCCAGTCTGGAGTGGCTGTCCAGGGAGCCGGCGCTACTGTGCACCTTCCccggccctggggcacccaggaaGGACAG CACACGTTTGGCCACACCCCAGGGTTCCTACCCACTGCTGGCAAATGGCATCTGCAAGTGGCCTGGATGTGAGAAAGTCTTTGAGGAGCCAGAGGACTTCCTGAA GCACTGCCAGGCAGATCATCTCCTGGATGAAAAGGGCAAGGCACAGTGTCTCCTCCAGAGGGAGGTGGTGCAGTCTCTGGAGCAGCAG CTGGTACTGGAGAAGGAGAAGCTAGGAGCCATGCAGGCCCACCTGGCCGGGAAGATGTCATTGACCAAGGCTCCATCTGCG GCATCCTTCGACATTGTCCCAGTAGCAGGCGCCCCGGGCAGTGCCCTCCCCacctggcctggccctgggcaGGCCCCCAATGGCCTGTTTGCTGTACGGAGACACCTCTGGGGCAGCCATGGAAGCAGTGCATTCCCAG AGTTCTTCCACAACATGGACTACTTCAAGTTCCACAACATGCGGCCTCCTTTCACCTACGCAACGCTCATCCGCTGG GCCATCCTAGAGGCGCCCGAAAAGCAGCGGAGTCTCAACGAGATCTACCACTGGTTCACACGCATGTTCGCCTTCTTTAGAAACCACCCTGCCACCTGGAAG AATGCCATCCGCCACAACCTGAGCTTGCACAAGTGCTTCGTGCGGGTGGAGAGTGAGAAGGGGGCAGTGTGGACCGTGGATGAGTTTGAGTTCCGCAAGAAGAGGAGCCAGAGGCCCAGCAGGTGCTCCAACCCCACACCTGGCCCTTGA
- the FOXP3 gene encoding forkhead box protein P3 isoform X1: protein MPNPRPAKPSGPSLALSPSLGLSPSWRAAPKASDLLGTGPGETFQGRDFRGAAHASSSSLNPVPPSQLQLPTVPLVMVAPSRAQLGSSTHLQALLQDRPQFMHQLSAVDTHARTPVLQVHPLESPATISLPPPSAATGIFSFKTRPGLPPGISVASLEWLSREPALLCTFPGPGAPRKDSTRLATPQGSYPLLANGICKWPGCEKVFEEPEDFLKHCQADHLLDEKGKAQCLLQREVVQSLEQQLVLEKEKLGAMQAHLAGKMSLTKAPSAASFDIVPVAGAPGSALPTWPGPGQAPNGLFAVRRHLWGSHGSSAFPEFFHNMDYFKFHNMRPPFTYATLIRWAILEAPEKQRSLNEIYHWFTRMFAFFRNHPATWKNAIRHNLSLHKCFVRVESEKGAVWTVDEFEFRKKRSQRPSRCSNPTPGP, encoded by the exons ATGCCCAATCCCAGGCcagccaagccctcaggcccttCCTTGGCCCTCAGCCCATCCCTGGGACTGTCACCTAGCTGGAGGGCTGCACCCAAGGCCTCAGACTTGCTGGGGACGGGACCGGGAGAGACCTTCCAAGGACGGGACTTCAGAGGTGCAGCCCATGCCTCCTCTTCATCCTTGAACCCCGTGCCACCTTCGCAGCTGCAG CTGCCCACAGTGCCCTTAGTCATGGTGGCACCCTCCAGGGCACAGCTGGGCTCCTCAACCCACTTGCAGGCACTCCTCCAGGACAGGCCACAATTCATGCACCAG CTCTCAGCGGTGGATACCCACGCCCGGACCCCTGTGCTGCAGGTGCACCCACTGGAAAGTCCAGCCACGATCAGTCTCCCGCCACCCTCTGCTGCCACTGGCATCTTTTCCTTCAAGACCCGACCTGGCCTGCCACCTG GAATCAGCGTGGCCAGTCTGGAGTGGCTGTCCAGGGAGCCGGCGCTACTGTGCACCTTCCccggccctggggcacccaggaaGGACAG CACACGTTTGGCCACACCCCAGGGTTCCTACCCACTGCTGGCAAATGGCATCTGCAAGTGGCCTGGATGTGAGAAAGTCTTTGAGGAGCCAGAGGACTTCCTGAA GCACTGCCAGGCAGATCATCTCCTGGATGAAAAGGGCAAGGCACAGTGTCTCCTCCAGAGGGAGGTGGTGCAGTCTCTGGAGCAGCAG CTGGTACTGGAGAAGGAGAAGCTAGGAGCCATGCAGGCCCACCTGGCCGGGAAGATGTCATTGACCAAGGCTCCATCTGCG GCATCCTTCGACATTGTCCCAGTAGCAGGCGCCCCGGGCAGTGCCCTCCCCacctggcctggccctgggcaGGCCCCCAATGGCCTGTTTGCTGTACGGAGACACCTCTGGGGCAGCCATGGAAGCAGTGCATTCCCAG AGTTCTTCCACAACATGGACTACTTCAAGTTCCACAACATGCGGCCTCCTTTCACCTACGCAACGCTCATCCGCTGG GCCATCCTAGAGGCGCCCGAAAAGCAGCGGAGTCTCAACGAGATCTACCACTGGTTCACACGCATGTTCGCCTTCTTTAGAAACCACCCTGCCACCTGGAAG AATGCCATCCGCCACAACCTGAGCTTGCACAAGTGCTTCGTGCGGGTGGAGAGTGAGAAGGGGGCAGTGTGGACCGTGGATGAGTTTGAGTTCCGCAAGAAGAGGAGCCAGAGGCCCAGCAGGTGCTCCAACCCCACACCTGGCCCTTGA